The bacterium genomic interval CAGGAATCCCCCAAGAAAAAGGGCCTTCCCAAATGGGCCATTCTGGCCGCCGTACTGCTCGTACAGGTGGCGGGTTCCTATTACCTGCAAAAGACTCTCATTTTCGGTGATCCGGCGACGGCCGTCGAGGTGAAACCGGAGAAACAGGAAAAAGGGAAGCATGCGAAAGAAAAGAAATCGGAAACCGAGTCCGAACATCTCAGCACGATCATGATCGAGGAAATCATCGTCAATCCGGCCGAGACGGCGGGGCGGAGATATCTGGCCATCTCGGTCGGGCTGCTGACGGAAGCACCCGAAGCCGAGAAACTGTTCGAGGATAAAAAACCGCTCATCCGCGACGCACTGATTTCGCTGTTTTCGTCGAAGTATCTCGATCAATTGTCCAGTATTCAGTATCGCGACACACTCAAGGAAGAAGTGAAAGTGGTCGTGAACAAACAATTTTCCGACGCCCCGGTCAAGGGGGTGCTCTTTACCGGCTACGTGCTGCAATAGGCAACCATGAGCAAGATTCTCACACAAGAAGAGATTGATGCGCTGCTCAAGAGCGTTTCCGCCGCCCAGACTTACGAGCCGACGGTGGAGACCAAG includes:
- a CDS encoding flagellar basal body-associated FliL family protein → MPDKGVNEQNPAPETPESEGQESPKKKGLPKWAILAAVLLVQVAGSYYLQKTLIFGDPATAVEVKPEKQEKGKHAKEKKSETESEHLSTIMIEEIIVNPAETAGRRYLAISVGLLTEAPEAEKLFEDKKPLIRDALISLFSSKYLDQLSSIQYRDTLKEEVKVVVNKQFSDAPVKGVLFTGYVLQ